One window from the genome of Yarrowia lipolytica chromosome 1B, complete sequence encodes:
- a CDS encoding uncharacterized protein (Compare to YALI0B15356g, some similarities with uniprot|P34078 Saccharomyces cerevisiae YKL143w LTV1 low-temperature viability protein singleton): MAENIWQSLLQGIKAERGTAARALVLLGGSPDDHVSIFDSIAASPSTSSSQSFQTGILGYGYIDFSDEDTGECTVRLEVHSVPDNDIAIEFADKTLQSALSGFLQDRDESLETTFADDVLFVVLGSWSRDPQTWPADILRNLHFIQRVADGLSEPHREACISSIRARVKDMEEGTMDTPIPASLMFLAMQSNDMTTLENEKQYSDTTFDFIHQYIRTVLLKYGATFATVSQQKVALEALGKLFPLLLNFPLQDGKIEADPSNRTATIIPQGWDSWAKIRVIDEKFECHNVSEQWSNQSNNDTMDFTSYTSRFPVVASSSQEQVIESDLQVQPMDYQSVLQENYSIMESRKKSVSEAPPDETQGDLTELTGPLEANIGGIQIQSTEAVARKLKQRELMLKQEEANTADRSFDRSLEQEEDPNAQPFDPHEMEKLTNFFHNILDDNREEQNSDNA; this comes from the coding sequence ATGGCAGAAAACATTTGGCAGAGTCTTCTACAGGGCATCAAGGCCGAGAGGGGCACAGCAGCCCGTGCACTGGTGCTTCTGGGCGGCTCTCCGGACGACCACGTCAGCATTTTCGACAGCATAGCAGCCTCTCCGTCCACTTCCTCTTCACAAAGCTTCCAGACAGGCATTCTGGGCTATGGGTACATTGATTTTTCCGACGAAGATACGGGCGAATGCACAGTTCGCCTGGAGGTTCATTCAGTGCCGGATAACGACATCGCCATCGAGTTTGCCGACAAGACACTACAATCGGCATTATCCGGCTTTTTACAGGATAGGGACGAGAGTCTGGAGACCACGTTTGCAGATGACGTTCTGTTTGTTGTGCTGGGTTCATGGTCGCGTGACCCACAAACGTGGCCAGCTGACATTCTGCGGAACCTACATTTCATTCAAAGGGTGGCAGACGGATTGAGCGAGCCCCACAGAGAGGCATGCATTTCTAGCATTCGGGCGAGAGTCAAGGACATGGAGGAAGGTACTATGGACACACCGATACCCGCGTCGCTCATGTTTCTGGCTATGCAGTCTAATGACATGACGACCCTTGAAAACGAAAAGCAGTATTCAGACACTACATTTGATTTCATCCACCAATACATCCGAACAGTGCTGCTCAAGTACGGAGCCACATTTGCGACAGTCTCACAACAAAAGGTAGCGTTGGAAGCGCTCGGAAAGTTGTTCCCTCTGTTGCTCAACTTCCCTTTGCAAGATGGCAAGATTGAAGCTGATCCGTCAAACAGAACTGCCACAATCATTCCACAGGGCTGGGACTCGTGGGCGAAAATACGGGTTATTGATGAAAAGTTCGAGTGCCATAATGTGTCTGAACAATGGTCCAACCAGTCTAATAACGACACCATGGACTTTACTTCCTACACTAGCCGATTCCCAGTGGTAGCCTCGTCCTCACAAGAGCAAGTCATAGAAAGCGACCTCCAGGTCCAACCCATGGACTACCAGAGTGTGCTGCAAGAAAACTACTCCATTATGGAGTCGAGGAAAAAGTCTGTGTCAGAGGCACCACCTGATGAGACACAAGGAGATCTTACGGAACTGACAGGACCTCTTGAGGCGAACATTGGAGGCATCCAGATCCAAAGTACCGAGGCTGTGGCACGCAAGCTGAAACAGCGAGAACTCATGCTGAAGCAGGAAGAAGCAAACACCGCGGACAGGTCCTTTGATAGGAGTCTGGAGCAAGAGGAGGACCCTAACGCACAGCCGTTTGACCCCCACGAGATGGAAAAGCTCACAAACTTCTTCCACAACATTCTCGACGACAACAGGGAAGAACAAAATAGTGACAATGCATAA
- a CDS encoding uncharacterized protein (Compare to YALI0B15378g, weakly similar to uniprot|P09798 Saccharomyces cerevisiae YKL022c CDC16 subunit of anaphase-promoting complex (cyclosome), similar to Saccharomyces cerevisiae CDC16 (YKL022C); ancestral locus Anc_2.665) gives MFPFFSCDSCLIALTPFIVWYSVFVYKKLNSRLYAYLRVYWIGKSTQSRTRIISQLLIAKMDKTNDMIRTPVIGNDTKDHQHVHLLNTKPPLLAGFRKKLSQSPRSSTLAISPAVHQYNSHGFDTDTSFESPVGGAPGGGDSLFMSPDRDSSSKSGSASKESGKQNISQAERLRLWRHDAYLQHHYKTAEFIGDKVLSLTKDPNDAFWLAQVHYSTGQYARARQLLSEDRLSESVSCRYLAALCLTKMERWEEALQLVGDSNPFTSSVFHSVKSQDHGIKLEASMCYLRGQIYSNQNCFDKARDCYREAVLVDPKCFEAFDELVSNHLLSPEEEWDLLTSLQFNELDDNADFVKSLYTIRISKYLHSDKITDAEALLAEDYSLDANGDILQSRADLLFLQCAFSECMAVCEKIMALDAYKLAALPNYVACLHELGGKNKLFLVAHQMADQHPDEPVTWLSVAMYYLSTNRISLARRYFSKASMMSPNFVQAWIGFAHTFAIEGEHEQAISAYSTAARLFLGSHLPSLYLGMQHLHLNNFNLAEEYLESSFNICKSDPLLLNEIGVTHYHKSNFSRAEAFFLDALRASEVIKSEPQAWLSIHANLGHVYRRTRQFAKSLEHFEDVLCSNPTDHNVQSAVGLVHLQMGNISEAINYFHKALSIVPADPVATDLLGRAMEENVKRGIGVLAPSSPDVSRINTSNIIIPGGTPKPLVFPDPDAPSSPSMFYNDDSHASMDISE, from the coding sequence ATGTTTCCATTTTTCTCATGTGATTCATGTTTGATTGCTCTGACACCCTTCATTGTGTGGTACTCAGTATTTGTTTACAAGAAGCTTAATAGTCGTCTGTATGCATACCTCAGAGTATACTGGATAGGTAAATCGACACAATCACGAACACGAATCATTAGCCAGCTACTGATTGCTAAAATGGACAAGACGAATGACATGATACGAACGCCGGTCATCGGTAACGACACTAAGGACCATCAGCAcgtccatcttctcaacaCCAAGCCTCCGTTGTTGGCAGGGTTTCGAAAGAAGCTGAGTCAGAGCCCTCGATCCTCCACGTTGGCGATTTCTCCAGCAGTACACCAATACAACTCGCATGGCTTTGATACCGACACTAGCTTTGAATCACCTGTTGGTGGCGCTccaggaggtggagattcGCTGTTCATGTCGCCAGATCGAGACTCCTCATCTAAGAGTGGGTCGGCTTCCAAGGAGTCTGGAAAACAGAACATCTCACAGGCTGAGCGTCTGAGACTGTGGAGACATGACGCCTATCTTCAGCATCATTACAAGACTGCAGAGTTCATCGGAGACAAGGTGCTGAGTCTTACTAAGGACCCCAATGATGCGTTCTGGCTTGCTCAAGTACATTACTCAACAGGTCAATATGCTAGAGCACGCCAACTCCTATCGGAAGACCGGCTGTCAGAAAGTGTGTCATGCCGCTACTTGGCGGCTCTGTGTCTAaccaagatggagagatggGAGGAGGCCCTGCAATTGGTGGGTGACTCTAACCCGTTCACTTCTAGTGTGTTTCACAGCGTGAAGAGCCAGGACCACGGGATTAAGTTGGAGGCTTCTATGTGCTACTTGCGTGGCCAAATTTACTCTAACCAAAATTGTTTCGACAAGGCTCGAGACTGCTACAGAGAGGCTGTGTTGGTGGACCCCAAGTGCTTCGAGGCGTTTGATGAACTCGTCTCCAACCATCTCCTGTCacctgaggaggagtgggaTCTGTTGACCAGTCTGCAATTCAACGAGCTCGACGACAATGCTGACTTCGTCAAGTCCCTCTACACCATCAGAATCAGCAAATACCTGCATTCCGACAAGATCACCGATGCCGAGGCCCTGCTGGCAGAGGACTACTCATTGGACGCCAACGGCGATATTCTACAAAGCCGGGCTGATCTACTCTTTCTTCAATGCGCCTTTTCCGAATGCATGGCTGTCTGCGAGAAGATCATGGCTCTGGACGCCTACAAGCTGGCAGCCCTGCCCAACTACGTCGCGTGTTTGCATGAACTGGGCGGGAAAAACAAACTGTTCTTAGTGGCGCACCAAATGGCCGATCAGCATCCCGATGAGCCGGTTACCTGGCTCTCGGTCGCCATGTATTATCTCTCTACTAACCGCATTTCTCTAGCTAGAAGATATTTTTCCAAGGCGTCCATGATGTCCCCCAACTTTGTGCAGGCTTGGATTGGCTTCGCACACACATTTGCCATCGAGGGCGAGCACGAACAAGCCATCAGTGCTTACTCCACCGCAGCAAGACTGTTCCTGGGTTCCCATTTACCCTCTCTCTACTTAGGCATGCAGCATCTTCATCTGAACAACTTTAATTTGGCTGAGGAGTACCTGGAATCGTCGTTCAACATTTGCAAATCGGatcctctgctgctcaacgagATTGGAGTAACACATTACCACAAGTCCAACTTCTCGCGTGCGGAGGCATTCTTCCTGGACGCGCTCCGGGCCTCGGAAGTGATCAAAAGCGAACCTCAGGCTTGGCTCTCCATTCATGCCAATCTGGGCCACGTGTATAGACGTACTCGTCAGTTTGCCAAGAGTTTGGAGCATTTCGAGGACGTGCTGTGCTCAAATCCTACAGATCATAATGTCCAGTCTGCAGTAGGATTGGTGCATCTTCAAATGGGCAATATCTCCGAGGCAATCAACTACTTCCACAAGGCGCTCTCTATTGTTCCTGCTGATCCTGTGGCCACCGATCTTCTTGGACGAGCAATGGAAGAGAACGTCAAGAGAGGTATTGGTGTGCTTGCCCCCTCGTCTCCCGATGTTAGCCGAATCAATACTAGCAATATTATCATTCCCGGAGGTACCCCCAAGCCTCTCGTTTTTCCAGATCCAGatgctccttcttccccATCCATGTTCTACAATGATGATTCCCACGCAAGCATGGACATATCAGAATGA
- a CDS encoding uncharacterized protein (Compare to YALI0B15400g, similar to uniprot|O94443 Schizosaccharomyces pombe Putative exonuclease) → MTDNKALEAEKAKLDTNMDLNNPITNSDTKSLKRKRNESETQVFGEGRVKPVKKKHKAEPTLTVIPSFVDNAISISNLRDLVLHLCGVQNTVVPTFMSIKNPGGVVKIVTLMIPGLLPEMFGAEGFLDRKSPMEFKPVPQLSFFETFEFLWPTMAPGTNDSLHSPITAFALSPMSKSKKKEMDKARQNKYQTMEALELIMTYDQMKDNFYPLHPDVSGKSLPLEDGWRDTQKGPSIKKRGNTILGLDCEMCATASGPVVTRATVVDYNGDTIYDKLVKPDEPITDYLTQWSGITKEMLDPVTTTLADVQDDLTKLIKTQDILVGHSLESDLGVLKLRHPLVIDTSIVFDHPRGATFKCSLKWLATKYLKKSIQNGTSGHDSSEDARTCIELIKEKLKRGPKFGVIGPSGESTMGKIVESTFRDQAAPRKALVVDFGNPQWTQGNATKSISCEKDADVCTGLVDNLDSYDFCWGRFKKLEYELGWNRKKKPMKHDKEGDDGDEKSEDKNEEKKDQKTEEREEEERFDTTDPTTYPARLNDTMVELNKQLQSIYDALPKRTALIVFSGSGDPLDMLTLRQQKHDFNQEFKVKKWDELSIQWTDVEVQKLKKAARKARTGLSFIKIKPDDEEE, encoded by the coding sequence ATGACCGACAACAAGGCcctggaggccgagaaaGCAAAACTGGACACCAATATGGACTTGAATAACCCTATCACCAACTCAGACACGAAGAGCCTCAAACGAAAACGAAATGAGTCTGAGACACAGGTATTTGGAGAGGGCAGAGTTAAGCCCGTcaaaaagaaacacaaGGCCGAGCCTACACTGACGGTGATTCCGTCTTTTGTGGACAACGCCATTTCTATTTCCAATCTGCGAGATCTGGTTCTTCATCTGTGTGGCGTTCAGAACACGGTGGTTCCTACTTTCATGTCTATCAAGAAccctggaggagtggtAAAGATCGTCACTCTCATGATTCCTGGACTTCTTCCCGAAATGTTTGGAGCCGAGGGCTTTTTGGACCGAAAGTCTCCCATGGAATTCAAGCCTGTTCCTCAGTTGTCCTTTTTCGAAACGTTTGAGTTCCTATGGCCCACTATGGCTCCAGGCACaaatgattcattacatTCCCCCATAACAGCCTTTGCATTGAGTCCAATGTCTAAGAgtaagaagaaggagatggatAAGGCTCGGCAGAACAAGTACCAGACTATGGAGGCCCTGGAGCTGATCATGACTTACGATCAGATGAAAGACAACTTCTACCCCTTGCATCCAGACGTCTCAGGCAAGAGTCTGCCTTTGGAAGACGGATGGAGAGACACCCAAAAAGGACCGAGCATCAAAAAAAGAGGCAACACGATTCTTGGACTCGATTGTGAGATGTGCGCTACTGCAAGTGGACCTGTGGTTACCAGAGCCACTGTGGTTGACTACAACGGTGACACTATCTACGACAAACTGGTGAAACCCGACGAACCCATCACCGACTATCTCACCCAGTGGTCAGGAATCACGAAGGAGATGCTGGATCCTGTCACTACCACTTTGGCAGACGTTCAGGACGATCTGACCAAGCTGATTAAGACTCAAGACATTCTGGTGGGTCACTCTCTCGAGAGCGATTTGGGTGTGTTGAAGCTGCGTCATCCTCTGGTCATCGACACATCCATTGTCTTTGATCATCCTCGAGGAGCAACTTTCAAGTGTTCTCTCAAGTGGTTGGCCACGAAGTACCTCAAGAAGTCCATTCAGAACGGTACTTCAGGTCATGATTCTTCAGAGGACGCACGAACTTGCATTGAACTGATtaaggagaagctcaaaCGTGGCCCAAAGTTTGGTGTCATTGGTCCTTCAGGTGAGAGCACCATGGGAAAGATTGTGGAGTCTACATTCAGAGACCAAGCCGCTCCTCGAAAGGCGCTAGTTGTGGACTTTGGTAACCCTCAATGGACCCAAGGTAACGCTACCAAGTCTATTTCGTGCGAGAAGGACGCAGACGTCTGTACCGGTCTGGTGGACAACTTGGACTCGTACGATTTCTGTTGGGGTCGAttcaagaagctcgagtATGAGCTGGGATGGAACAGAAAGAAAAAGCCAATGAAGCATGACAAGGAGGGggatgatggagatgagaagTCCGAGGATAAAaatgaagagaagaaggatcAGAAGAcggaagagagagaggaggaagaaagGTTCGACACTACCGATCCTACAACCTATCCTGCCAGATTGAATGATACAATGGTGGAGCTGAACAAGCAATTACAGTCCATCTACGATGCTCTTCCTAAGCGGACGGCTCTGATCGTGTTTTCTGGCTCGGGTGATCCTTTGGACATGCTTACGCTGCGTCAGCAGAAACATGACTTCAACCAGGAGTTCAAGGTGAAGAAGTGGGACGAGCTGAGTATCCAGTGGACGGATGTTGAAGTTCAAAAGCTGAAGAAGGCCGCCCGAAAGGCTAGAACTGGCTTGTCATTCATCAAGATTAAACCtgatgacgaggaagagTAA
- a CDS encoding uncharacterized protein (Compare to YALI0B15422g, no similarity), which yields MPVTRRSLHRQSVMRSAGASTYANDTDSKVVHWVRQWVSPQQSPNVVSAPSEKRAQTPADAEKGTPASTPVSLSNLNFKVKQWIPDPDQEAHVAFKYGSTDDVIAFVTEVHAPPEVKNDNDLTASDIRGAVGGEAIPGMTTMDKQGDEEKPAEEKPAEPAAATAEEALNNTTIPEAKIEVDSSEMVVDAPEPTSDAAADAAADAAADAAADAAADAAPAAVATEITTTTTTTTTDDAMDVDLPATEAVIETKEEVVVPEPDAEIAPAEATPASEPTISSEPAMSSEPAASEPAPVEALKSTVGATETTVTAVPTEAPAAVEPVVEAPIEPVPEVVPVVAEVAETVEPVKTEPAPAEPDTATDAAPVPETAAPAVAAESTTESADVEMKDA from the coding sequence ATGCCTGTGACTCGACGATCACTTCACCGGCAATCGGTCATGCGATCGGCCGGTGCCTCTACTTACGCCAACGACACAGATTCAAAGGTGGTCCACTGGGTCCGACAATGGGTATCTCCTCAACAGTCACCAAACGTGGTGTCTGCTCCATCTGAAAAGCGAGCACAGACCCCTGCTGACGCCGAGAAGGGCACCCCCGCGTCTACCCCTGTGTCGCTGTCGAACCTCAACTTCAAGGTCAAGCAATGGATTCCTGATCCCGACCAGGAGGCTCATGTCGCTTTCAAGTACGGCTCCACAGACGACGTGATTGCATTCGTGACTGAGGTGCACGCTCCCCCGGAGGTCAAGAACGACAATGATCTAACTGCGTCGGATATTCGAGGCGCCGTGGGAGGCGAGGCCATTCCTGGAATGACTACCATGGACAAGCAGGgtgacgaggagaagcccgctgaggagaagcccgctgagcctgctgctgccaccgCTGAAGAAGctctcaacaacaccaccatccCCGAGGCCAAAATTGAGGTCGACTCTTCcgagatggtggtggatgcTCCCGAGCCTACTTCTGATGCCGCTGCTGATGCCGCTGCTGATGCCGCTGCTGATGCCGCTGCTGATGCcgctgctgatgctgctcctgctgccgTCGCCACTGAGATtactaccaccaccactaccaccacTACAGATGATGCTATGGATGTGGATTTGCCTGCCACAGAGGCTGTTAtcgagaccaaggaggaagtTGTTGTGCCTGAGCCTGACGCCGAGATCGCGCCTGCTGAGGCTACCCCTGCTTCTGAGCCTACTATTTCTTCTGAGCCTGCTATGTCCTCTGAGCCTGCTGCTTCGGAACCCGCCCCCGTCGAAGCTCTCAAGTCTACTGTCGGGGCTACCGAGACTACCGTCACTGCTGTCCCCACGGAGGCACCAGCTGCTGTCGAGCCTGTTGTTGAGGCCCCCATTGAGCCCGTTCCGGAGGTCGTCCCCGTGGTTGCCGAGGTTGCTGAGACCGTTGAGCCTGTTAAGACTGAGCCCGCTCCCGCTGAGCCCGATACTGCCACTGACGCCGCTCCCGTTCCTGagactgctgctcccgCTGTAGCCGCCGAGTCTACCACCGAGTCGGCCgatgtggagatgaaggaCGCTTAA
- a CDS encoding uncharacterized protein (Compare to YALI0B15444g, similar to Saccharomyces cerevisiae LYS1 (YIR034C); ancestral locus Anc_2.664, uniprot|P38997 Yarrowia lipolytica Saccharopine dehydrogenase) — protein MTAPVKLHLRAETKPLEHRSALTPTTTRKLLDAGFEVFVEKSPLRIFDDQEFVDVGATLVEEGSWVSAPEDRMIIGLKELPEESFPLSHEHIQFAHCYKDQGGWKDVLSRFPAGNGTLYDLEFLEDDNGRRVAAFGFHAGFAGAAIGVETWAFQQTHPDSENLPGVSAYPNETELVDKIKKDLAAAVEKGSKLPTVLVIGALGRCGSGAIDLARKVGIPEENIIRWDMNETKKGGPFQEIADADIFINCIYLSQPIPPFINYDLLNKETRKLSVIVDVSADTTNPHNPVPVYTIATTFDHPTVPVETTAGPKLSVCSIDHLPSLLPREASEAFSEALLPSLLQLPQRDTAPVWTRAKALFDKHVLRIGE, from the coding sequence atgaCCGCACCAGTGAAGCTCCATCTCCGAGCCGAGACCAAGCCTCTCGAGCACCGATCTGCTCTCACGCCTACTACCACCCGAAAGCTGCTTGATGCTGGATTCGAGGTCTTTGTGGAGAAGTCTCCCCTTCGAATCTTCGACGACCAGGAGTTTGTCGATGTCGGAGCCACTCTTGTCGAGGAGGGCTCTTGGGTCTCTGCCCCCGAGGACCGAATGATTATTGGTCTTAAGGAGCTGCCTGAGGAATCTTTCCCTCTGTCTCACGAGCACATCCAGTTTGCTCACTGCTACAAGGATCAGGGCGGATGGAAGGACGTTCTGAGCCGATTCCCCGCAGGAAACGGAACTCTGTACGACCTTGAGTTCCTGGAGGATGACAATGGACGACGAGTTGCCGCCTTTGGCTTCCACGCTGGATTCGCCGGTGCCGCCATCGGTGTCGAGACTTGGGCCTTCCAGCAGACCCACCCCGACAGCGAAAACCTGCCCGGTGTCTCTGCCTATCCCAATGAGACCGAGCTTGTCGACAAGATTAAGAAGGATCTTGccgctgctgttgagaaggGCTCCAAGCTCCCTACCGTCCTGGTGATTGGTGCTCTTGGCCGATGTGGATCCGGTGCCATTGATCTGGCCCGAAAGGTCGGTATCCCCGAAGAGAACATCATTCGATGGGACATGaacgagaccaagaagggtGGACCCTTCCAAGAGATTGCTGACGCGGATATCTTCATCAACTGCATCTACCTGTCTCAGCCCATTCCTCCTTTCATCAACTAcgatctgctcaacaaggagaccCGAAAGCTCAGTGTCATTGTCGACGTCTCTGCTgacaccaccaaccccCACAACCCTGTCCCCGTGTACACAATTGCTACCACGTTCGACCATCCCACCGTGCCTGTTGAGACCACTGCTGGCCCCAAGCTGTCCGTGTGCTCGATCGACCACCTGCCCTCTCTTCTGCCGCGAGAGGCTTCCGAGGCCTTTTCTGAGGCTCTGCTGCCTTCTCTCCTGCAGCTTCCTCAGCGAGACACTGCTCCTGTCTGGACCCGAGCTAAGGCTCTGTTCGACAAACACGTTCTGCGAATTGGCGAGTAA
- a CDS encoding uncharacterized protein (Compare to YALI0B15466g, similar to uniprot|Q6C860 Yarrowia lipolytica YALI0D22462g), with protein MLTPDILLSVALNLDLIDVLSLTQVSRAFRAVIPESLIRDLLHDKCPYYDLQNSPHDSWKACAGNYLRAQIRPTPDKIWEGFDELCSTDVPLPSDFLCLCKPSNIAFKWSFCNTGISFGPRMLDLTESPSPRKRTPPPGEYFQKCGVFDGQEASVLKRCGITMWMLGEVVELQSSPQVMAAIVLYDRLKFALLIKHKVSKWETPEPDHIMELEGLYAPFRIQLVGKQVFVMAAADGTETAVTVQRGEDLIRLEHSHSRKYQPIGLTCYDGKTTIVDMASVLETDVEVHEFLWKLNPYKFTTRFMTVVQDENKPQYAVVYRRPGLATTLLNLETREAKVLMPKSRTGVFPDYFTPETYFLMVGMSKGRLAVFKYTRKYLHRLYKNQHGLNLPDSLATCLSETPKMPLFEALMNMRPQESGTVPLLRIVNERNRFNEQNRFHSHTFAYGFTTEGNSRGRAYGIDSYKAEGKGDVPSAQMQ; from the coding sequence ATGCTTACTCCCGACATTCTGTTGAGCGTGGCCCTGAATCTGGATCTGATTGATGTTCTCTCTCTGACCCAGGTAAGTAGAGCTTTCCGAGCGGTTATCCCCGAATCACTAATACGAGACCTATTGCACGATAAGTGTCCATACTATGACTTACAAAATTCCCCGCATGATTCGTGGAAGGCCTGTGCTGGAAACTATCTGAGAGCTCAAATTCGACCTACCCCAGACAAGATATGGGAGGGATTCGACGAGCTTTGCAGTACAGACGTCCCCCTACCAAGCGACTTTTTGTGCCTATGCAAGCCTTCCAACATTGCCTTCAAATGGTCTTTCTGCAATACAGGCATTTCATTTGGACCTCGAATGCTGGATCTCACTGAGTCTCCCTCTCCCCGTAAAcggactcctcctcctggggAATACTTTCAGAAGTGCGGTGTGTTTGACGGTCAAGAAGCATCTGTTCTCAAACGATGCGGGATTACAATGTGGATGTTAggcgaggtggtggagctCCAGTCTTCTCCCCAAGTTATGGCAGCCATTGTCTTGTATGACCGGCTCAAGTTTGCACTGCTGATAAAACACAAGGTGTCTAAATGGGAAACCCCAGAACCAGACCATATAATGGAACTTGAGGGACTTTATGCGCCGTTCAGAATCCAGCTTGTGGGCAAACAGGTGTTTGTCATGGCCGCTGCTGATGGAACAGAAACAGCCGTCACCGTCCAACGGGGAGAAGACCTCATTCGCCTGGAACATAGCCACTCCAGAAAGTACCAGCCTATTGGACTCACTTGTTATGATGGCAAAACAACCATTGTTGACATGGCCAGCGTTTTGGAAACAGATGTCGAAGTTCATGAGTTTCTCTGGAAACTGAATCCTTACAAGTTCACTACCCGATTCATGACCGTGGTCCAAGACGAAAACAAACCGCAATACGCAGTGGTATACCGTCGACCAGGTTTGGCAACTACATTGCTGAACTTGGAAACAAGAGAGGCAAAGGTCTTAATGCCAAAGTCAAGAACGGGCGTCTTTCCAGACTACTTTACTCCAGAAACATATTTCCTCATGGTGGGAATGTCTAAGGGAAGACTTGCTGTCTTTAAATACACCAGGAAGTACCTCCACCGACTCTATAAAAACCAGCATGGTCTGAATCTCCCCGACAGCTTGGCCACTTGTTTATCGGAAACTCCAAAGATGCCTTTGTTTGAAGCTCTCATGAATATGAGACCGCAAGAGTCTGGAACGGTCCCTCTTCTCAGAATTGTGAACGAAAGGAACAGGTTCAACGAACAGAACAGATTCCATAGCCACACCTTTGCCTATGGCTTCACAACCGAAGGCAATTCGAGAGGTCGCGCTTATGGAATCGACTCGTATAAAGCTGAAGGAAAGGGAGACGTTCCGAGCGCTCAGATGCAATAG